In Myxococcus stipitatus, the following are encoded in one genomic region:
- a CDS encoding gamma-glutamylcyclotransferase family protein: MTHASTATRVFVYGTLLSGEPNHRLLRGARLIGPARTHPHFTLHDYGPFPALAPDGNHAIEGEVYEVDALILAALDRLEGHPRFYERTPIALDGAGRVEAYLFPKERLTDRPIIESGCWRRHLKERKTW; this comes from the coding sequence GTGACGCACGCTTCGACAGCGACACGCGTCTTCGTCTACGGGACGCTTCTGTCCGGCGAGCCCAACCACCGTCTCCTGCGCGGCGCACGCCTCATCGGCCCCGCGCGGACGCACCCGCACTTCACGCTACACGACTACGGGCCCTTCCCCGCGCTGGCCCCCGACGGCAACCACGCCATCGAGGGCGAAGTGTATGAAGTCGATGCGCTCATCCTGGCGGCTCTCGACAGGCTCGAGGGGCACCCCCGCTTCTACGAGCGCACGCCCATTGCCCTCGACGGTGCCGGCCGCGTCGAGGCATACCTGTTCCCCAAGGAGCGGCTGACTGACCGCCCCATCATCGAGTCTGGTTGCTGGCGTCGACACCTGAAGGAGAGGAAAACATGGTAA
- a CDS encoding gamma-glutamylcyclotransferase family protein has translation MLYFAYGSNLDQGQMRVRCPNATVEARATLSGHTLVFGGYSRRWGGAVASLQRVRGAHVDGLLYRLTPEDLRALDLFEGHPFAYRRATRLVLDRAGLRRRAQVYLQPETGFEAWPPAGRYFRVLWHAYGRLGFNRTALANALGGAA, from the coding sequence ATGCTCTACTTCGCCTACGGCTCCAACCTCGACCAAGGACAGATGCGCGTGCGCTGCCCCAACGCCACTGTCGAAGCCCGGGCCACTCTCTCCGGCCACACCCTGGTGTTCGGCGGATACAGCCGCCGCTGGGGCGGGGCCGTCGCCAGCCTCCAGCGGGTGCGCGGCGCCCACGTCGACGGACTGCTGTACCGCCTCACTCCCGAGGACCTGCGGGCCCTCGACCTCTTCGAGGGACACCCCTTCGCGTACCGGCGCGCCACGCGGCTGGTGCTGGATAGAGCTGGCCTGCGCCGCCGCGCACAGGTGTACCTCCAGCCCGAGACAGGCTTCGAGGCCTGGCCGCCCGCCGGCCGCTACTTCCGCGTCCTCTGGCACGCCTACGGGCGCCTGGGCTTCAACCGCACCGCGCTTGCGAACGCCCTGGGAGGTGCGGCGTGA
- a CDS encoding exodeoxyribonuclease VII large subunit, with the protein MQQGLRQRKAQHFSIRAVIQLISDDVQPVARRALPLREMILVGEVVEVRGRRVCLADTFSFDKRVWVVLPKDCTWCPGLGHMVEFQGGTQAFVDEERGALDVRFMAKSWADRGPSSRYVRQQADLDAIEAGRLTPPPKVTGPFTRVALVTSEGSEAVADFCGQLEDALGTRIQVELVPVGLYDETSIADGLGRAQASSAELVVLARGGGSRVDLQPFNSPVVARALSRLTKPCVVAVGHARTKVEAQRFAAYRARTPSVAAHLVARLFRRVQPLPKQSSPVRLVTPLPAAVQLSATPRSTLALPPRDSPRDSGPIEAPCLRALPPQPPASALLDDGGRRAPRWLGTAKRVAWTAYWGLIVVLVLGLALVVGWKGASRWDGLAQTEVQPAPVTIVPTVVAPRAPPVVEPVKTGTQKRKRRAPPAERAKAPGEGE; encoded by the coding sequence ATGCAGCAGGGGCTTCGACAGCGGAAGGCGCAGCACTTCTCTATTCGGGCAGTCATTCAGCTCATCTCCGACGACGTCCAACCCGTGGCGCGGAGGGCCCTGCCGCTACGGGAGATGATTCTGGTGGGCGAGGTCGTGGAGGTGCGCGGGAGAAGGGTGTGCCTGGCCGACACGTTCAGCTTCGACAAGAGGGTATGGGTGGTGCTTCCGAAGGACTGCACCTGGTGCCCCGGGTTGGGGCACATGGTGGAGTTTCAGGGCGGCACGCAAGCCTTCGTGGACGAGGAGCGCGGCGCTCTCGACGTGCGCTTCATGGCGAAGAGCTGGGCGGACCGAGGCCCCTCGAGCCGGTACGTCCGCCAGCAGGCCGACCTCGATGCTATTGAGGCGGGCCGCCTGACTCCTCCGCCGAAGGTCACCGGCCCCTTCACGCGCGTGGCACTCGTCACCTCCGAAGGCAGCGAGGCTGTGGCGGACTTCTGCGGCCAACTCGAAGATGCCCTGGGGACTCGCATCCAGGTGGAGCTCGTTCCGGTGGGGCTCTACGACGAGACGTCCATCGCGGACGGGCTCGGCCGGGCACAGGCCTCCAGTGCGGAACTCGTCGTCTTGGCCCGCGGAGGTGGCTCCCGCGTCGACCTGCAGCCCTTCAATTCGCCGGTGGTCGCACGCGCGCTCAGTCGGCTCACGAAGCCCTGCGTTGTGGCAGTGGGACATGCCCGGACGAAGGTCGAGGCGCAGCGCTTCGCTGCCTACCGTGCCAGGACTCCCTCCGTGGCTGCGCACCTCGTCGCTCGGTTGTTCCGGCGAGTTCAGCCACTGCCGAAGCAATCCTCGCCCGTGCGTCTAGTCACGCCGCTACCTGCTGCGGTTCAGCTTTCCGCCACTCCTCGTTCGACGCTTGCCCTGCCTCCTCGTGACAGCCCCCGAGATTCTGGCCCTATCGAGGCGCCATGCCTGCGAGCGCTGCCGCCTCAACCACCCGCCTCAGCGCTGCTCGATGACGGAGGACGGCGAGCGCCCAGATGGCTTGGGACTGCGAAGCGGGTAGCCTGGACCGCCTATTGGGGGCTCATTGTCGTCCTCGTCCTCGGCCTGGCCTTAGTTGTGGGGTGGAAGGGGGCCTCGCGGTGGGATGGCCTTGCACAGACCGAAGTGCAGCCCGCACCAGTCACCATTGTGCCGACTGTAGTTGCTCCTCGCGCTCCGCCTGTCGTCGAGCCCGTGAAGACAGGGACGCAGAAGCGGAAGAGACGTGCCCCGCCAGCAGAGCGAGCCAAGGCACCTGGAGAGGGTGAGTAG
- a CDS encoding IS3 family transposase (programmed frameshift), whose translation MDAKTHEVEVIQPARPGRRRRFSAEEKRRFLEETMVPGQSVSSVARRYGLSASMLFHWRRLVEEGTMSSLGTEESVVPESEVKRLQSQVKELERLLGKKTMENEILKEALELARPKKTFLAAQLAAQGRYPLKAVAEALGVSRSNLARRQSAPALSNPRSAYLKADDEWLLPLVRAITHERATYGYRRVTALVNRQRASEGKPGVNHKRVYRVMKAADLLLARHTGKPTRTHDGTIVTIKSNLRWCSDGFEIRCWNGERVQVAFSLDCCDREAMRFVATTGALTGELVRDLMAETLEYRFGAGSRVTPHPIEWLTDNGPAYTAYETRAFGANLGLLIRTTPAYSPESNGMAEAFVKSFKRDYVHLACLDSAEAVLRQLPAWFDDYNHVHPHKGLKMRSPIEYRRAVPPN comes from the exons ATGGACGCGAAGACACACGAAGTCGAAGTCATCCAGCCAGCCCGGCCAGGACGTCGCCGACGCTTCAGTGCGGAAGAGAAGCGCCGGTTTCTGGAGGAGACGATGGTGCCCGGCCAGAGCGTGTCCTCGGTGGCGCGCCGATACGGGCTGTCGGCGAGCATGTTGTTCCACTGGAGGAGGCTGGTAGAGGAAGGGACTATGTCCAGCCTAGGCACAGAAGAATCGGTGGTCCCCGAGTCCGAGGTGAAGCGGCTCCAGTCCCAGGTGAAGGAGTTGGAGCGACTGCTGGGCAAGAAGACGATGGAAAACGAGATTCTGAAGGAAGCATTGGAGCTGGCCCGCC CCAAAAAAACATTCCTCGCAGCGCAGCTTGCCGCCCAAGGGCGGTATCCCTTGAAAGCCGTGGCGGAAGCCCTGGGCGTCTCCCGGAGCAACCTGGCGCGCAGGCAGTCGGCTCCCGCACTCAGCAATCCACGTAGCGCGTACCTGAAGGCGGATGACGAGTGGCTGCTGCCGTTGGTCCGCGCCATCACCCACGAGCGGGCCACCTACGGATACCGGCGCGTCACGGCGCTGGTGAACCGACAGCGGGCCTCCGAGGGGAAGCCCGGGGTGAACCACAAGCGCGTCTACCGGGTGATGAAGGCCGCGGACTTGTTGTTGGCGCGTCACACGGGCAAGCCCACTCGCACCCACGACGGTACGATTGTGACGATCAAGAGCAACCTGCGTTGGTGCTCCGACGGCTTCGAGATTCGCTGCTGGAACGGGGAGCGCGTCCAGGTGGCCTTCTCGCTGGACTGCTGCGACCGCGAGGCCATGCGATTCGTGGCCACCACGGGCGCGCTGACAGGTGAGTTGGTGCGAGACTTGATGGCCGAGACGCTGGAGTACCGGTTCGGAGCGGGGAGCCGCGTGACGCCGCACCCCATCGAATGGCTGACCGACAACGGCCCCGCATACACCGCCTACGAGACGCGAGCGTTCGGAGCCAACCTGGGTCTGCTCATCCGCACCACACCCGCGTACTCACCTGAGAGCAACGGAATGGCGGAAGCCTTCGTGAAGAGCTTCAAGCGCGACTACGTCCATCTGGCTTGCTTGGACAGCGCGGAGGCAGTCCTCCGACAGCTGCCCGCGTGGTTCGACGACTACAATCACGTGCATCCCCACAAGGGCCTGAAGATGCGTTCCCCTATCGAGTACCGAAGAGCCGTACCACCCAACTGA
- a CDS encoding integrase core domain-containing protein: MRFISYTALWTREFGPSLGQLICTTPAYSPESNGMAASFVKSFKRNYTYLARLDGAEVVLLQMTRWFDDYNAVHPHKALKMRSQREGRLSNSPH, encoded by the coding sequence ATGCGCTTCATCTCCTACACGGCCCTTTGGACACGCGAATTCGGGCCCAGCCTGGGGCAACTCATCTGCACCACACCAGCCTATTCGCCCGAGAGCAACGGCATGGCCGCGTCCTTCGTGAAGAGCTTCAAGCGCAACTACACCTACCTTGCCCGCCTGGACGGCGCCGAGGTGGTCCTCCTGCAGATGACCCGCTGGTTCGACGACTACAACGCCGTGCATCCGCACAAGGCCCTGAAGATGCGCTCCCAGCGCGAGGGCCGCCTCTCGAATTCACCCCACTAA
- a CDS encoding UPF0489 family protein, translating to MSSRFLNIDLDFFLDGIAYWPEGGRLSSEHYKPWSRDEVREFLERRCLLKPRGKIPGRLAKNHDAAFDYWEELRHQSETLFPLELVHVDAHADLGLGDASWRHIMEDVLRLPVSERPKAERGPHRLSLASYVAYAVACRWIKSIEYIHPPGGGDDLQSFLFREFSPSGGWLELKCFAREDVGAALRSGNVVKHLRAVQPISVEPSVPFRAVRAERWVASTPFDRAFLCQSPDYTPETSDALLGVFADYIDFT from the coding sequence ATGTCGAGTCGTTTTCTGAATATTGATTTGGATTTCTTCTTGGACGGCATTGCGTACTGGCCAGAGGGAGGTCGACTCTCGAGTGAGCACTACAAGCCTTGGTCTCGTGACGAGGTGCGCGAATTTTTGGAAAGACGCTGTTTGCTCAAGCCCCGGGGGAAGATTCCCGGTCGATTGGCGAAGAATCACGACGCTGCATTTGATTATTGGGAGGAACTGAGGCATCAGAGCGAGACTCTTTTTCCACTTGAGCTTGTGCATGTTGATGCTCATGCGGATCTCGGCTTGGGTGATGCGAGTTGGCGACACATCATGGAAGACGTGCTCCGCCTTCCGGTGAGCGAACGTCCCAAAGCTGAGCGTGGTCCGCATCGCCTGAGTCTGGCGAGCTACGTTGCGTATGCAGTGGCATGCAGGTGGATCAAGAGCATCGAGTACATCCATCCACCTGGTGGGGGGGATGATCTTCAGTCCTTCCTGTTTCGGGAGTTCAGTCCAAGCGGTGGTTGGCTTGAGCTAAAGTGCTTTGCGCGGGAAGATGTCGGGGCAGCTCTGCGTAGTGGAAATGTTGTCAAGCATCTTAGGGCTGTTCAACCAATCAGCGTTGAGCCCTCTGTGCCCTTCAGGGCAGTCAGAGCGGAGCGATGGGTAGCGTCGACTCCCTTCGACAGGGCATTCTTGTGCCAATCGCCCGATTACACGCCAGAGACATCCGATGCATTGCTCGGTGTTTTTGCTGATTACATCGACTTCACATGA